The following proteins are co-located in the Fructilactobacillus carniphilus genome:
- the aroA gene encoding 3-phosphoshikimate 1-carboxyvinyltransferase → MRKLEQAPHGLHGELAVPGDKSISHRALMLGAVAMGTTTIEHWLAGEDCQHTLQALRDVGVPIERQGTTVIVHGKGGAGNFVAPATPLAMGNSGTTTRLLMGLLSGTSFTSELVGDNSLERRPMQRVTQPLAELGVRIDLTAAGTLPAHVHGGPVHGGTVRLNVASAQVKSAVLLAGLNAPTPTVVVEKLPTRDHTEIMLRQFGADITTATDQRTITLQPQPHLTGQTVVVPGDLSSAAFFLVAATIVPQSEVKLTNVNLNPTRTGILRVLDQMGADVTIEPIPTTGEPRGNLVVRSSQLQPIHLTAPEIPAVIDELPLVALLAATADGTSTIRGAAELRVKETDRIAVLKKELEKLGVAVTEYPDGLAITGRPAWDVQNSDLDSHGDHRIGMMLAVAALRSHTPLTLQNEEAVAVSYPQFFTDLEQLREDH, encoded by the coding sequence ATGCGCAAGTTAGAGCAAGCTCCCCACGGACTGCACGGAGAGCTCGCGGTACCTGGAGATAAGAGTATTTCCCACCGAGCCCTGATGCTGGGGGCGGTGGCCATGGGAACCACGACCATCGAACATTGGTTAGCCGGGGAAGATTGCCAGCACACGTTACAAGCACTGCGGGACGTGGGCGTTCCGATTGAACGGCAGGGAACTACGGTGATCGTGCACGGCAAGGGAGGCGCTGGCAACTTCGTGGCTCCCGCAACGCCATTAGCAATGGGGAATTCCGGAACCACGACGCGCTTATTGATGGGACTTTTGAGCGGCACGTCGTTTACCAGCGAGCTGGTAGGAGATAATTCTTTAGAACGCCGACCGATGCAACGGGTTACGCAGCCGCTGGCAGAACTGGGCGTTAGAATTGACCTCACCGCAGCTGGTACGTTGCCAGCGCACGTCCACGGTGGTCCGGTCCACGGCGGGACGGTGCGGTTGAACGTCGCCAGCGCGCAAGTGAAGAGTGCGGTGCTCCTGGCCGGTCTCAACGCACCGACGCCCACGGTGGTGGTAGAAAAACTGCCCACCCGGGATCATACGGAAATTATGCTGCGCCAGTTTGGAGCGGACATCACAACGGCTACAGATCAACGCACCATCACACTGCAACCACAGCCACACTTAACCGGGCAGACCGTGGTGGTGCCTGGGGACCTCTCCTCGGCCGCCTTCTTTTTGGTGGCGGCCACCATTGTTCCGCAGTCCGAGGTGAAACTGACGAACGTTAACTTAAACCCAACGCGGACCGGGATTCTACGAGTCCTAGACCAAATGGGCGCGGATGTTACCATCGAACCGATTCCAACTACTGGGGAACCCCGGGGTAATTTAGTGGTTCGCAGCAGTCAGTTACAACCAATTCACCTGACGGCTCCGGAGATTCCGGCGGTGATTGACGAGCTTCCGCTGGTGGCCCTCTTAGCCGCTACGGCAGACGGGACTAGTACAATTCGCGGCGCTGCTGAGTTACGGGTTAAAGAAACCGATCGAATTGCAGTGCTGAAAAAGGAACTAGAGAAACTGGGGGTCGCGGTGACCGAGTATCCCGACGGATTGGCGATCACCGGGCGCCCGGCGTGGGACGTCCAGAATTCAGATTTAGATAGCCACGGGGACCACCGGATTGGCATGATGTTAGCGGTGGCGGCGTTACGGAGTCACACCCCGTTGACCTTACAAAACGAGGAGGCCGTGGCGGTTTCCTATCCCCAGTTTTTCACTGATTTAGAGCAATTACGGGAGGATCATTAA
- a CDS encoding chorismate mutase: MEDSLETARQEIQSIDAQLIPLLVKRLTTAQQIAQIKQHHGWPVFDPKREQAVLRQVQTTVPDSREQRAVVEIYRKLMQTTKQLEQQTMEDD, from the coding sequence ATGGAGGATTCACTTGAAACGGCGCGCCAAGAGATTCAAAGCATTGATGCGCAACTAATTCCGTTACTGGTAAAACGGTTAACAACTGCTCAACAAATTGCACAAATTAAACAGCACCATGGCTGGCCCGTTTTTGACCCAAAGCGAGAACAAGCGGTCTTACGGCAGGTTCAGACCACCGTTCCTGATTCGCGAGAACAGAGAGCAGTGGTAGAAATTTACCGAAAATTGATGCAAACGACGAAACAATTGGAACAGCAAACAATGGAGGACGATTAG
- a CDS encoding GntR family transcriptional regulator, with protein MADLVYQKVMKKLKEQIRSGQFTNNRLPDERTLSETYQVSRSSIKRALSILAQQGVIFKKRGSGTFVNPLYLKNKSIFRYEGSNLGITNNLKTEGYEPSIRVLDFQVIPAPTEVKESLFLQDEEFVYEIKRLRLLNDQAIIIETSYIPIKIAPALTREIVAGSLFAYFAKELHHTGTKAVMSLKVEPSNANDQELLHLTVTEPVGIMEGIFFLDNGTPFELSKMRVHYSYFSYNTFVDLPN; from the coding sequence GTGGCTGATTTAGTGTATCAAAAAGTAATGAAAAAACTGAAAGAACAAATTCGGAGCGGCCAGTTTACGAATAATCGTTTGCCCGACGAGCGAACCCTCAGCGAAACGTATCAGGTTAGTCGGAGTTCGATTAAACGAGCTCTTAGTATTTTGGCCCAACAGGGGGTCATCTTTAAAAAGCGGGGGTCGGGGACCTTTGTAAACCCGTTGTACTTAAAGAACAAATCGATCTTTCGCTATGAGGGTTCCAACCTGGGGATTACCAACAACCTGAAAACGGAGGGGTATGAACCGAGCATTCGGGTGTTGGATTTTCAGGTGATTCCCGCGCCCACTGAGGTAAAGGAAAGTTTGTTTTTACAGGACGAAGAGTTTGTCTACGAGATTAAACGGCTCCGCTTACTAAATGACCAGGCGATTATCATCGAAACTAGTTACATTCCAATTAAGATTGCGCCGGCGTTGACCAGAGAAATCGTGGCCGGGTCTTTGTTTGCTTACTTTGCCAAGGAATTGCATCATACCGGAACTAAGGCGGTGATGTCGTTAAAGGTCGAGCCGAGCAATGCTAACGATCAGGAACTGTTGCATTTGACCGTGACCGAACCGGTTGGTATCATGGAAGGTATTTTTTTCCTGGATAACGGGACGCCGTTTGAACTGTCGAAGATGCGGGTTCACTACTCCTACTTCAGCTATAACACCTTTGTGGACCTACCCAACTAG
- the aroC gene encoding chorismate synthase, whose translation MLNYVTAGESHGPQLTGIITGVPAGLKLDLDEINAALAARQGGYGRGNRQKIEHDQVQIVGGVRHLITLGSPVALVIQNRDHAHWSQIMDPTAPETPQNTLRKVERPRPGHADLVGGMKYRHRDLRNVLERSSARETAMRVAIGNICKQLLRQLDIDLVGFVTQVGPIGGEQVPTHDVARVTAAIQQNDLRMVDQEEVTAVHDLIDQTKRDGDTVGGIIRVIVENVPAGLGSYVNWDTKLDAKLAAAVMGVNAMKGVSIGDGFAAAQSFGSQVMDPINWDETEHWSRASDHLGGFEGGMTNGMPIIVNAAMKPIPTLYKPLQTADVNTKEAKKANVERSDTTAIVPASLVIESVVAIELVKALTDTFDGSTLGRLQDQVAAYRQELADY comes from the coding sequence ATGCTTAATTACGTTACTGCCGGAGAATCACATGGTCCCCAACTAACCGGGATTATTACGGGAGTTCCCGCCGGACTGAAATTGGATTTGGATGAAATTAACGCCGCGTTAGCAGCCCGCCAAGGGGGTTATGGTCGGGGAAATCGACAAAAAATCGAACACGATCAGGTTCAAATCGTGGGTGGGGTTCGGCACCTGATTACCCTCGGGAGTCCAGTGGCACTCGTGATTCAAAATCGCGATCACGCCCATTGGAGTCAGATTATGGATCCGACCGCTCCAGAAACACCGCAGAACACGCTGCGAAAGGTAGAACGCCCCCGTCCGGGTCATGCCGATTTGGTAGGCGGGATGAAGTATCGGCACCGCGACCTCCGAAACGTGTTGGAACGGTCGTCGGCCCGGGAAACGGCGATGCGAGTGGCCATTGGGAACATCTGCAAGCAACTGCTCCGGCAGTTAGACATCGATCTGGTGGGCTTTGTGACGCAGGTGGGTCCCATCGGCGGCGAGCAAGTTCCGACTCATGACGTGGCGCGGGTGACCGCTGCAATTCAGCAAAATGACCTTCGGATGGTCGATCAAGAAGAGGTCACTGCGGTGCACGATTTGATTGACCAAACCAAACGCGATGGTGATACCGTTGGTGGCATCATTCGGGTGATTGTTGAAAACGTGCCCGCCGGATTAGGGAGCTACGTTAACTGGGACACTAAGTTAGATGCAAAGCTGGCTGCAGCCGTGATGGGCGTCAACGCGATGAAGGGCGTTAGTATCGGGGATGGTTTCGCAGCTGCTCAAAGTTTCGGGAGCCAAGTTATGGATCCGATTAACTGGGACGAAACGGAGCACTGGTCGCGCGCAAGTGACCACCTCGGTGGTTTTGAAGGCGGGATGACGAACGGAATGCCGATTATCGTGAATGCCGCGATGAAGCCAATTCCGACTCTGTATAAGCCGTTACAGACAGCGGATGTAAACACCAAGGAAGCCAAGAAAGCCAACGTGGAACGCTCGGATACGACTGCGATTGTGCCGGCTTCCCTAGTGATCGAAAGCGTGGTGGCAATTGAACTGGTCAAGGCTCTGACGGACACCTTTGATGGCAGTACGTTAGGCCGGTTGCAGGACCAAGTAGCCGCTTATCGCCAAGAACTAGCGGATTATTAA
- the aroD gene encoding type I 3-dehydroquinate dehydratase, with the protein MVKPVHIGPVTLGEETQVAVPLVAETTEVVLKQAQTLKKLNPDLVEWRIDGYQAVTDWEQLDACGSQLQQLLAPLSLLVTYRTVVEGGAGTLTGSAYQQLLQRLVQAPWVQAVDVEWNTISLPALQELQQSQCPLILSQHHFQGTPSLAELRQTLQAMAASGADVVKMATMPHTARDVLTLLTATNEARQRFSCPVITMAMGELGKVTRVTGNLFGSALTFAAGEQQSAPGQLDVALVRELLATFPGTTK; encoded by the coding sequence ATGGTTAAACCAGTTCACATTGGACCGGTAACGTTAGGAGAGGAGACCCAAGTGGCAGTTCCGCTGGTGGCTGAAACCACGGAAGTGGTATTGAAGCAGGCACAGACTTTAAAGAAACTGAATCCCGACCTAGTTGAATGGCGGATTGATGGCTATCAAGCGGTTACCGATTGGGAGCAACTTGACGCCTGTGGAAGCCAATTACAACAACTGCTTGCGCCACTGTCCCTCTTAGTGACCTACCGCACGGTTGTGGAAGGTGGCGCCGGAACGTTAACTGGCTCAGCTTATCAGCAGTTATTACAACGGCTCGTTCAGGCTCCTTGGGTTCAAGCAGTAGACGTGGAGTGGAACACCATTTCACTGCCGGCGTTGCAAGAACTGCAACAGAGCCAGTGCCCACTGATTCTTAGTCAACACCATTTTCAGGGCACGCCTTCTTTGGCAGAATTACGCCAGACTTTACAAGCAATGGCGGCAAGCGGAGCGGATGTCGTGAAAATGGCGACGATGCCCCACACGGCGAGAGATGTGCTCACGCTGTTAACGGCCACTAACGAGGCCCGACAACGGTTTTCGTGTCCGGTCATTACAATGGCAATGGGAGAATTAGGCAAAGTTACGCGGGTTACCGGCAATTTATTTGGGTCGGCGCTGACCTTTGCCGCTGGAGAACAACAATCGGCTCCGGGGCAATTGGATGTGGCGCTCGTTCGTGAGTTGTTGGCCACGTTTCCCGGAACAACAAAGTAG
- a CDS encoding Nramp family divalent metal transporter translates to MAEEQKKHHLVEYANGKSLDEINGSIEVPKNIGFWKTLFMYSGPGALVAVGYMDPGNWATSITGGQNFQFMLMSIILISSLIAMLLQYMAAKLGIVTQMDLAQAIRARTSKGLGIVLWIMTELAIMATDIAEVIGGAIALYLLFGIPIVWAVMITVLDVLVLLLLTSIGFRKIEALVVALILVIFLVFAYEVALSKPDWLGVLKGLVPSLDTIKEKPVVHGMSPLTGTLGIIGATVMPHNLYLHSAIAQTRKIDHSDEDDVARGVKFSAFDSNIQLSMAFFVNALLLIMGVAVFKSGVVEDTSFFGLYDALKNPAFMTNGLLAGVAKTGILSTLFAVALLASGQNSTITGTLTGQVIMEGFVHMRMPLWARRLVTRLLSIIPVLLCVLMSAGKSELAQHADINNLMENSQVFLAIALPFSMLPVLMFTNSPVEMHGKRFVNSWWIKICGWVSVITLVFLNIYNMPSAVQGFFGDNPSASQVSLANGIAWTVNIFILALLAWVLYDIIRSDKKLEAKHEAQADAE, encoded by the coding sequence ATGGCAGAAGAACAAAAGAAACACCATTTAGTTGAATATGCGAACGGCAAGTCACTAGATGAGATCAACGGTTCCATCGAAGTTCCTAAGAACATTGGCTTTTGGAAAACCTTGTTCATGTACTCAGGACCAGGAGCACTGGTGGCAGTGGGGTATATGGATCCCGGAAACTGGGCGACGTCCATCACTGGGGGACAAAACTTCCAATTCATGCTGATGTCCATCATCTTGATTTCAAGTTTGATTGCGATGTTATTACAATACATGGCAGCTAAACTTGGGATCGTGACCCAAATGGATTTAGCCCAAGCAATTCGAGCCCGGACTAGTAAGGGGCTCGGAATTGTACTTTGGATTATGACCGAGTTAGCGATTATGGCAACTGATATCGCGGAAGTTATCGGAGGTGCGATTGCCCTCTACTTACTGTTCGGGATTCCGATTGTCTGGGCGGTAATGATTACCGTACTGGACGTATTGGTCCTGTTGCTATTAACTTCAATTGGATTTAGAAAGATTGAAGCCCTAGTGGTGGCTTTGATTTTAGTTATTTTCTTAGTCTTTGCTTACGAAGTGGCCTTGTCTAAACCAGACTGGTTAGGCGTTTTGAAAGGGTTAGTTCCTAGTTTAGACACGATTAAAGAAAAACCAGTGGTCCACGGTATGTCACCATTGACGGGAACATTGGGGATTATCGGGGCAACGGTGATGCCTCATAACCTGTACTTGCACTCTGCGATTGCCCAAACGCGGAAAATCGATCACAGTGACGAAGACGATGTTGCTCGTGGCGTGAAATTCTCTGCCTTTGATTCCAACATCCAGTTATCAATGGCCTTCTTCGTGAACGCCCTCCTCTTAATCATGGGAGTGGCCGTCTTTAAATCTGGAGTTGTAGAAGATACTTCCTTCTTCGGATTGTACGATGCTTTGAAGAACCCGGCCTTTATGACTAACGGGTTACTGGCTGGAGTGGCTAAGACGGGGATTCTTTCGACGTTGTTTGCGGTAGCCCTATTAGCTTCCGGGCAAAACTCCACGATTACGGGAACCTTGACCGGGCAAGTAATCATGGAAGGATTTGTTCACATGCGGATGCCACTGTGGGCGCGACGGTTAGTAACTCGATTGCTTTCCATCATCCCAGTATTACTCTGCGTCTTGATGTCAGCCGGAAAATCAGAACTGGCACAACACGCTGACATCAACAACCTGATGGAAAATTCCCAGGTCTTTCTGGCGATTGCCTTACCATTCTCGATGTTACCGGTCCTGATGTTTACGAACAGTCCAGTGGAAATGCACGGGAAACGGTTCGTGAACTCCTGGTGGATTAAAATTTGTGGTTGGGTTTCTGTAATTACCTTAGTGTTCTTGAACATCTACAACATGCCGAGTGCGGTGCAAGGATTCTTCGGAGATAACCCATCTGCCAGTCAAGTTTCGTTAGCTAACGGAATTGCCTGGACGGTTAACATCTTCATCTTGGCCTTACTGGCTTGGGTACTGTACGATATCATTCGTTCGGACAAAAAGCTGGAAGCCAAACATGAAGCTCAAGCTGACGCTGAGTAA
- a CDS encoding shikimate dehydrogenase, which translates to MRNEIDGHTILIGLMATPIRHSMSPTMHNLAFSDLGLNYVYLAFEVDQAHLPAAIQSVRTLEMRGTNISMPNKRIVLELLDRVDPAAELINAVNTVVNDDGVLTGYNTDGIGFMRSLAKNQLEIRGEKMTLIGTGGAGTAIGIQAALDGVREFDIFNRQDGQWDAAQRLTKIINEQTYATAHLHPLSDQAGLRQSLQTSRILVDATGVGMKPLEGQSLLNDPSWFPQDLIVYDTVYAPRTTKLMQVAHQAGVKHVMNGLEMMLEQGAAAFKLWTGQEMPVAHVHQVLFNEGSQNG; encoded by the coding sequence ATGCGCAATGAAATTGATGGACACACGATTTTGATTGGTTTAATGGCAACCCCCATTCGCCATTCCATGTCACCAACCATGCATAACCTTGCGTTTTCGGATTTAGGTTTGAATTACGTCTACCTAGCCTTTGAGGTGGATCAAGCCCACCTACCAGCTGCAATTCAATCCGTGCGCACGCTAGAAATGCGGGGAACTAATATTTCGATGCCGAATAAACGAATTGTTCTCGAATTATTGGATCGGGTTGATCCCGCCGCGGAATTAATTAATGCAGTCAACACGGTAGTGAATGATGACGGGGTACTGACCGGATACAATACCGATGGAATCGGCTTTATGCGCTCCCTTGCTAAAAATCAGTTAGAAATTCGCGGGGAAAAAATGACCTTGATTGGAACGGGTGGTGCCGGAACGGCCATTGGGATTCAAGCCGCGTTAGATGGAGTTCGTGAGTTTGATATATTTAATCGCCAGGATGGGCAATGGGATGCGGCGCAGCGCTTAACCAAGATTATCAACGAACAGACGTACGCCACGGCTCATTTGCATCCGCTCTCCGATCAAGCAGGGTTACGGCAGTCACTACAAACGTCGCGCATCTTGGTGGATGCCACGGGCGTGGGAATGAAGCCACTGGAAGGGCAGAGCTTGCTTAACGACCCGAGCTGGTTTCCTCAGGACCTGATTGTGTATGATACCGTTTACGCTCCTCGGACGACCAAACTCATGCAGGTGGCACATCAGGCCGGAGTGAAGCATGTCATGAATGGATTAGAAATGATGTTAGAACAAGGAGCTGCGGCTTTTAAACTATGGACCGGACAGGAGATGCCGGTGGCACACGTTCACCAAGTTTTATTTAACGAAGGGAGCCAGAATGGTTAA
- a CDS encoding MFS transporter: protein MEIHKRRLSWSLYFNYFIHGFALIILAQNMTSLATSWQTTIAVVSYIMSGVGIGRLIAYPLTGWLSDRFSRKNFIYLGLACYFVFALGMVATSNLVIAYGLALLAGIGNSALDAGTYTTLVEINEGRGSGTVILKAFISVGEFILPLLVTNLATHQLWFGWSFVVMALLILASVINLLFVHFPRPLSGTETDTTYQTNVGETRRRVATICLALYGFTAMAVMIWFTQWITLFAQQHLQFSAGLSHWLLSLYSIGSIVGVLTLYGYLKREKSEKWLLIGFNLGTLVALLLVIFGTNPLVAEFGSLLFGFCCASGVMQLGLTWFMNLYPHRRGLVTGTFYFFGSLASLLVPLISGWLSKTSLQLAFSANVVIAVLGICLAIGATVAIKLRKEH, encoded by the coding sequence ATGGAAATTCACAAACGTCGATTAAGTTGGAGCTTATACTTTAATTATTTCATTCATGGGTTTGCGCTGATTATCTTAGCCCAAAACATGACTAGTTTAGCGACTAGCTGGCAGACTACGATTGCAGTGGTCTCTTACATTATGTCGGGAGTCGGAATTGGTCGATTAATCGCTTATCCGTTGACAGGCTGGTTATCGGATCGTTTTTCGCGGAAGAATTTTATTTATTTAGGATTGGCTTGCTATTTCGTTTTTGCCCTCGGAATGGTAGCGACCTCGAACTTAGTGATTGCTTATGGCCTGGCCCTATTAGCTGGGATTGGTAATTCAGCGCTTGATGCCGGAACCTACACGACCCTAGTAGAGATTAATGAAGGCCGGGGCTCAGGAACCGTCATTTTAAAAGCTTTTATCTCAGTTGGAGAATTTATTCTGCCGTTGCTGGTGACTAATTTAGCCACCCACCAGCTTTGGTTTGGTTGGAGCTTCGTGGTAATGGCGCTATTAATTTTAGCTAGCGTAATTAACCTCTTATTCGTCCACTTTCCCCGTCCGTTAAGTGGGACGGAAACAGATACCACTTACCAGACTAATGTGGGGGAAACCCGGCGGCGGGTCGCCACAATTTGTTTGGCGTTGTACGGATTTACGGCGATGGCCGTGATGATTTGGTTCACGCAGTGGATTACCCTCTTTGCCCAACAGCACTTGCAGTTTTCTGCCGGGTTGTCGCATTGGCTGCTATCGCTTTACAGCATTGGATCGATTGTCGGCGTCTTAACCCTGTACGGTTATTTAAAACGGGAAAAATCAGAAAAATGGCTCTTAATCGGGTTTAACTTGGGAACGCTCGTGGCTTTATTATTAGTAATCTTTGGGACGAATCCACTGGTGGCCGAATTTGGTAGTTTGTTGTTTGGTTTTTGTTGTGCCAGTGGAGTCATGCAGTTAGGCTTAACCTGGTTCATGAACTTATACCCACATCGCCGCGGGTTAGTAACGGGGACCTTCTACTTCTTCGGGAGCCTGGCTTCTTTACTAGTTCCGTTAATTAGTGGTTGGTTATCCAAAACCAGCTTGCAACTAGCTTTTAGTGCCAACGTAGTAATTGCGGTGCTCGGAATTTGCTTAGCAATTGGAGCCACTGTCGCAATTAAATTAAGAAAGGAACACTAA
- a CDS encoding phosphoketolase translates to MSVDYDSKEYLDRMKQYWNTANYLSVGQLFLRANPLLKEPLTADDVKVKPIGHWGTISSQNFIYTHLNRVINKYDLNMFYIEGSGHGGQVMVSNSYIDGSYSDIYPEITQDEKGMAKLFKQFSFPGGIASHAAPETPGSIHEGGELGYSLSHGVGAILDNPDVIAAVEIGDGESETGPLAGSWFSSSFINPVTDGAALPIINLNGFKIANPTIFNRTSDEDLQKYFEGLGWKPYFVETNEPHGTDVDEANEKLAKAMDAAIEDIQAIQKNARENETAETATRPQWPMIIFRSPKGWTGPKENPEGLPIEGSFRAHQVPLSLSSDNMETADEFVKWMESYKPEESFNEDGSIKEELVELAPKGDKRMSVNPITNGGIDPQPLDLPDYKNYAVDVQTPGATEAMDMVVWSDWVRDTMKKNPNNFRAFGPDEAWSNRLWGVFETTNRQWERQIDEPYDEHMAHYGRIIDSQLSEHDDEGWLEGYVLTGRHGFFATYEAFGRVVDSMLTQHFKWLRKASEMKWRKQYPSLNFIDSSTVFQQDHNGYTHQDPGMITHLAEKKPAFIREYFPADANTLLATADVAFSDYEKINLITTSKHPRPQWFNIDEATDLVHNGLGKVEWASTDNGEKPDIVIASAGVEPTLEALAAISILHKSFPDLKIRFINVVDLLKLRSPKFDPRGLSDAEFNSYFTTDTPVLFAFHGFEDIIRTIFFDRANHNVDVHGYRENGDITTPFDMRVLNQLDRFDLAKDVVENVPGLAEKHPEFIQKMNAMVDKHNRYIREVGTDLPEVTNWKWEPLNK, encoded by the coding sequence ATGTCAGTAGATTATGATTCAAAAGAATACCTTGACAGAATGAAGCAATACTGGAACACTGCCAACTACTTATCAGTTGGTCAATTGTTCTTACGTGCCAATCCTTTACTTAAGGAACCCTTAACCGCAGATGACGTTAAGGTTAAACCAATTGGACATTGGGGTACGATTTCATCTCAAAACTTTATTTACACCCATTTAAACCGTGTAATTAACAAATACGACCTCAACATGTTCTACATTGAAGGTTCTGGTCACGGTGGCCAAGTAATGGTTTCTAACTCATACATTGATGGAAGCTATTCTGACATTTACCCAGAAATCACCCAAGACGAAAAGGGTATGGCTAAGTTGTTCAAACAATTCTCCTTCCCAGGTGGAATTGCTTCTCACGCTGCCCCAGAAACCCCAGGTTCAATCCACGAAGGTGGAGAATTAGGTTACTCACTTTCTCACGGGGTTGGTGCTATCTTGGATAACCCAGATGTAATCGCTGCCGTTGAAATCGGTGATGGTGAATCTGAAACTGGTCCTTTAGCTGGTTCGTGGTTCTCAAGCAGCTTCATTAACCCAGTTACTGACGGTGCTGCACTTCCAATTATTAACTTGAACGGTTTCAAGATTGCTAACCCAACAATCTTCAACCGGACTTCTGACGAAGACTTACAAAAATACTTTGAAGGTTTAGGTTGGAAGCCATACTTCGTTGAAACGAACGAACCTCACGGAACTGACGTTGACGAAGCTAACGAAAAATTAGCTAAAGCAATGGATGCTGCCATCGAAGACATTCAAGCCATTCAAAAGAACGCTCGTGAAAACGAAACTGCTGAAACAGCAACTCGTCCACAATGGCCAATGATCATCTTCCGTTCCCCTAAGGGTTGGACTGGTCCAAAGGAAAATCCAGAAGGCTTACCAATCGAAGGTTCTTTCCGTGCTCACCAAGTTCCATTGTCATTAAGTTCTGACAACATGGAAACTGCTGACGAATTTGTTAAATGGATGGAAAGCTACAAACCAGAAGAATCATTTAACGAAGACGGTTCTATCAAGGAAGAATTGGTAGAATTAGCACCTAAGGGCGACAAGCGGATGTCAGTTAACCCAATTACTAACGGTGGAATTGACCCGCAACCATTAGACTTGCCTGATTACAAAAACTACGCTGTTGACGTTCAAACTCCAGGTGCTACTGAAGCAATGGACATGGTCGTTTGGTCTGACTGGGTTCGTGACACAATGAAGAAGAACCCGAACAACTTCCGGGCCTTTGGACCTGATGAAGCTTGGTCAAACCGGCTTTGGGGTGTCTTTGAAACCACTAACCGTCAATGGGAACGTCAAATCGACGAACCATACGACGAACACATGGCTCACTACGGTCGGATTATTGATTCGCAATTATCCGAACACGATGACGAAGGTTGGTTAGAAGGTTACGTCTTAACTGGTCGTCACGGTTTCTTTGCAACTTACGAAGCCTTTGGTCGAGTAGTGGACTCCATGCTGACCCAACACTTCAAGTGGTTACGGAAAGCTTCAGAAATGAAGTGGAGAAAACAATACCCATCATTGAACTTCATTGATTCGTCAACTGTTTTCCAACAAGACCACAATGGTTACACTCACCAAGACCCAGGTATGATTACTCACTTGGCTGAAAAGAAACCAGCTTTCATCCGGGAATACTTCCCAGCTGATGCTAACACGTTATTAGCTACTGCTGACGTTGCTTTCTCAGATTACGAAAAGATTAACTTGATCACCACTTCAAAACACCCACGTCCACAATGGTTTAACATTGACGAAGCTACTGATTTAGTTCACAACGGACTTGGTAAGGTAGAATGGGCTTCAACTGACAACGGTGAAAAGCCTGACATCGTCATTGCTTCTGCCGGAGTTGAACCAACGCTGGAAGCATTAGCTGCCATTTCAATCTTGCACAAGAGCTTCCCAGACTTGAAGATTCGGTTTATCAACGTGGTTGACTTATTGAAGTTACGGAGTCCTAAGTTTGACCCTCGTGGCTTGAGTGATGCTGAATTTAACAGCTACTTCACCACTGATACTCCAGTTCTGTTTGCCTTCCACGGTTTCGAAGACATCATCAGAACCATCTTCTTTGACCGTGCTAACCACAATGTTGATGTTCACGGTTACCGTGAAAACGGTGATATCACTACTCCATTCGACATGCGGGTCTTGAACCAATTAGACCGGTTCGACCTTGCTAAGGATGTTGTTGAAAACGTGCCTGGTTTAGCTGAAAAGCACCCAGAATTCATCCAAAAGATGAACGCTATGGTAGACAAGCACAACCGTTACATCCGCGAAGTTGGTACTGATTTACCAGAAGTAACAAACTGGAAATGGGAACCATTAAACAAGTAA